A single window of Lathamus discolor isolate bLatDis1 chromosome 20, bLatDis1.hap1, whole genome shotgun sequence DNA harbors:
- the G6PC3 gene encoding glucose-6-phosphatase 3, translating to MDALHEAGIRLAALLQAGPSWLEQILVPLTAMADPKHLFTVCFPLCYSLDPGVGAALLWGALLAEWLNVVLKWLLFGERPFWWVHESGMAARELLVLRQFPVSCETGPGSPSGHCMVMGAALWPLVAALSARSRSPLLRILPFAAYVLLLLAVGLSRVFVLAHFPHQVVTGTMAGALLGWGLQGRTPGSPRAFAFTALVLPLSALILRWVLSAAGLDIDWSIGLATRWCSSPAWLRLDSRPLASLWRDAGSALGLALAAAAPAPRLGPWQRLAGAGAAVAALQALQRLRQPRGPALGAGSSALRAAAGPWLVGSALPRLLAALGRARGAPHRE from the exons ATGGATGCGCTGCACGAGGCCGGGATCCGCCTCGCGGCGCTGCTGCAGGCGGGGCCGTCGTGGTTGGAGCAGATCCTGGTCCCGCTGACCGCCATGGCCGATCCCAAGCACCTCTTCACCGTCTGCTTCCCACTCTGCTATTCCCTGGATCCAGGCGTGGGAGCGGCGCTGCTGTGGGGCGCGCTGCTGGCCGAGTGGCTCAACGTGGTGCTCAAGTG GCTCCTCTTTGGAGAGCGGCCCTTCTGGTGGGTCCATGAGTCGGGAATGGCGGCgcgggagctgctggtgctgcggCAATTCCCTGTGTCCTGCGAGACCGGACCTG GGAGCCCCTCAGGGCACTGCATGGTCATGGGGGCAGCGCTGTGGCCGCTCGTGGCCGCGCTGAGCGCGCGCTCCAGGAG CCCCTTGCTGAGGATCCTGCCCTTCGCTGCCTacgtcctgctgctgctggccgtGGGGCTCTCAAGGGTCTTCGTCCTGGCCCACTTCCCCCATCAGGTGGTGACCGGCACCATGGCAG gggcactgctgggctgggggctgcagggccGCACCCCGGGGTCCCCTCGCGCCTTCGCCTTCACCGCGCTGGTGCTGCCGCTCAGCGCCCTCATCCTGCGCTGGGTCCTGAGCGCTGCCGGGCTCGACATTGACTG GTCCATCGGCCTCGCCACCCGCTGGTGCTCCAGCCCCGCCTGGCTCCGCCTGGACTCGCGGCCGCTGGCGTCGCTGTGGAGGGACGCGGGCTCCGCGCTGGGGCTGGCGCTGGCGGCCGCGGCGCCCGCTCCGCGCCTGGGCCCGTGGCAGCGCCTGGCGGGGGCCGGCGCCGCGGTGGCCGCGCTCCAGGCGCTGCAGCGGCTGCGGCAGCCGCGGGGCCCCGCGCTCGGGGCCGGGAGCAGCGCGCTCCGCGCCGCCGCGGGGCCCTGGCTCGTGGGCTCGGCGCTGCCGCGGCTCCTGGCGGCGCTCGGCCGCGCGCGGGGCGCCCCCCACCGCGAGTAG
- the LOC136024097 gene encoding peptide YY-like, which yields MVMSPRWWRCLGALALCVLLGLAPLAGAYPPKPLSPGDDASPEEVARYFSALRHYINLVTRQRYGKRAEALVSGLLQGTGSDRSRYEDDSFW from the exons ATGGTGATGTCCCCGCGGTGGTGGCGCTGCCTGGGGGCCCTGGCGCTCTGCGTCCTGCTGGGCCTGGCCCCGCTGGCGGGCGCATACCCCCCCAAGCCCCTGAGTCCCGGGGACGACGCGTCCCCCGAGGAGGTGGCCAGGTACTTCTCTGCCCTTCGGCACTACATCAACCTGGTGACGCGGCAGAG GTACGGGAAGCGGGCCGAGGCCCTGGTGTCAGGGCTGCTCCAGGGCACCGGCAGTGACAGATCGCG GTACGAGGATGACTCCTTCTGGTga
- the LSM12 gene encoding protein LSM12, with product MAAPGEYFSVGSLVSCRTCQEQRLQGEVVAFDYPSKMLALKCPSSSGKPNHADILLVNLQYVSEVEIINDRTETPPPLASLNVSKLATKARTEKEEKLSQAYAISAGVSLEGQQLFQTIHKTIKDCKWQEKNIVVMEEVVIAPPYQVENCKGKEGSALSHVRKIVEKHFRDVESQKVMQRSQAQQPQKETPLSS from the exons ATGGCGGCGCCGGGCGAGTACTTCAGCGTGGGCAGCCTGGTGTCGTGCCGGACCTGCCAGGAGCAGCGCCTCCAGGGCGAGGTCGTGGCCTTCGACTACCCCAGCAAGATGCTGGCGCTCA AATGCCCCTCATCCAGTGGGAAGCCCAACCACGCGGACATCCTGCTCGTCAACCTCCAGTACGTGTCAGAAGTGGAGATAATCAACGACCGCACGGAAACCCCCCCTCCCTTGGCTTCCCTCAATGTCAGCAAG CTCGCCACCAAAGCGCGGacggagaaggaggagaagctgaGCCAGGCCTACGCCATCAGCGCCGGTGTCTCCCTGGAGGGGCAGCAGCTCTTCCAGACTATCCACAAGAC CATTAAGGACTGTAAATGGCAGGAGAAGAACATCGTGGTAATGGAGGAAGTCGTCATCGCCCCCCCCTACCAGGTGGAGAACTGCAAAGGCAAAGAGGGCAGCGCCCTGAGCCACGTGCGCAAGATC GTGGAGAAGCACTTCCGAGACGTGGAGAGCCAGAAGGTGATGCAGCGTtcccaagcacagcagccacAGAAGGAGACCCCTTTGTCCTCCTGA
- the TMEM101 gene encoding transmembrane protein 101 isoform X1, translating into MAPGRGWRRRALRLLTAAGAVLLTRFPFWHCLSGLLLCAERAGGRGCAPRGAGGAARTEKPDIPVPYLYVDMGVAVLCASFMSFGVKRRWFALGAALQLAVATYAAHVGGHGHYGDWLKVRMYSRTIAIIGGFLILASGAGELYRQRPRSRSLQSTGQVFLGIYLICQAYSLQHSKEDRLAYLNHLLGGELALQLLFVLYGLLALAFLSGCYVRAAAQVLAVLLPPAILLIDGNLGYWHHSRRVEFWNQMKLIGQNVGIFGAVIILATDG; encoded by the exons ATGGCGCCGGGGCGCGGGTGGCGGCGGCGCGCGCTGCGGCTGCTgacggcggcgggcgcggtgcTGCTGACGCGGTTCCCGTTCTGGCACTGCCTCAGCGGGCTCCTGCTCTGCGCAGAGCGCGCCGGCGGGCGCGGGTGCGCGCCTCGGGGGGCCGGGGGAGCGGCCAGGACTGA GAAGCCGGACATCCCGGTCCCGTACCTGTACGTGGACATGGGGGTGGCCGTGCTCTGCGCCAGTTTCATGTCCTTCGGGGTGAAGCGCCGCTGGTTCGCGCTTGGCGCCGCGCTGCAGCTCGCGGTGGCCACGTACGCGGCGCACGTTGGTGGCCACGGCCACTATGGGGACTGGTTAAAG GTCCGGATGTACTCCCGCACCATCGCCATCATCGGTGGGTTCCTCATCCTGGCCAGCGGGGCAGGGGAGCTGTACCGGCAGCGGCCGCGCAGCCGCTCACTGCAGTCCACAGGGCAGGTTTTCCTCGGCATCTACCTCATCTGCCAG GCGTactccctgcagcacagcaaggaggACCGCCTGGCTTACCTGAACCACCTCCTGGGGGGGGAGCTGGCGCTCCAGCTTCTCTTCGTCCTGTACGGGCTGCTGGCGCTGGCATTCCTGTCGGGATGCTATGTGCGGGCGGCGGCGCAGGTCCTGGCCGTGCTGCTGCCTCCCGCCATCCTCCTCATCGACGGCAACCTCGGCTACTGGCACCACTCGCGCCGCGTCGAGTTCTGGAACCAGATGAAGCTCATCGGCCAGAACGTCGGCATCTTCGGCGCCGTCATCATCCTGGCCACCGATGGCTGA
- the TMEM101 gene encoding transmembrane protein 101 isoform X2: MAPGRGWRRRALRLLTAAGAVLLTRFPFWHCLSGLLLCAERAGGRGKPDIPVPYLYVDMGVAVLCASFMSFGVKRRWFALGAALQLAVATYAAHVGGHGHYGDWLKVRMYSRTIAIIGGFLILASGAGELYRQRPRSRSLQSTGQVFLGIYLICQAYSLQHSKEDRLAYLNHLLGGELALQLLFVLYGLLALAFLSGCYVRAAAQVLAVLLPPAILLIDGNLGYWHHSRRVEFWNQMKLIGQNVGIFGAVIILATDG, from the exons ATGGCGCCGGGGCGCGGGTGGCGGCGGCGCGCGCTGCGGCTGCTgacggcggcgggcgcggtgcTGCTGACGCGGTTCCCGTTCTGGCACTGCCTCAGCGGGCTCCTGCTCTGCGCAGAGCGCGCCGGCGGGCGCGG GAAGCCGGACATCCCGGTCCCGTACCTGTACGTGGACATGGGGGTGGCCGTGCTCTGCGCCAGTTTCATGTCCTTCGGGGTGAAGCGCCGCTGGTTCGCGCTTGGCGCCGCGCTGCAGCTCGCGGTGGCCACGTACGCGGCGCACGTTGGTGGCCACGGCCACTATGGGGACTGGTTAAAG GTCCGGATGTACTCCCGCACCATCGCCATCATCGGTGGGTTCCTCATCCTGGCCAGCGGGGCAGGGGAGCTGTACCGGCAGCGGCCGCGCAGCCGCTCACTGCAGTCCACAGGGCAGGTTTTCCTCGGCATCTACCTCATCTGCCAG GCGTactccctgcagcacagcaaggaggACCGCCTGGCTTACCTGAACCACCTCCTGGGGGGGGAGCTGGCGCTCCAGCTTCTCTTCGTCCTGTACGGGCTGCTGGCGCTGGCATTCCTGTCGGGATGCTATGTGCGGGCGGCGGCGCAGGTCCTGGCCGTGCTGCTGCCTCCCGCCATCCTCCTCATCGACGGCAACCTCGGCTACTGGCACCACTCGCGCCGCGTCGAGTTCTGGAACCAGATGAAGCTCATCGGCCAGAACGTCGGCATCTTCGGCGCCGTCATCATCCTGGCCACCGATGGCTGA